The Bradysia coprophila strain Holo2 unplaced genomic scaffold, BU_Bcop_v1 contig_151, whole genome shotgun sequence genome contains a region encoding:
- the LOC119074820 gene encoding beta-hexosaminidase 2-like has translation MSDEELNVCKVLKMTPSVAIFDGTKADSSLLLRLALVYISLGVVASQLPANNPITEPWIWPIPQEWQRGNTTVRLSNNLNFSYTGQSEILQTAIDRYRHLIYLKDDYPMIPYNWSTTGSEVVSTLETIEVHIRDWSEELDMDTDESYTLTIPVASNTIINATTVFGALRAFETISQMVQWSAVHNSFLVPNAPWRITDFPKYKHRGLLLDTSRHYYQPRDMFKVIDTMSWNKMNVFHWHMLDSTAFPYASRAYPELAEKGSYSPAHQYDEKFIRDFVKYAKDRGVRVMPEIEAPGHSTSWAYGIPEIGSCVNIQPYTGFTIQPPSGQLNIASNKTREVVHTIIDEFAELFPDSWFHASGDEVIMECWTNDSRIASHLRDRNITILELFEEFVSDMQSHIYSHNKTVMVWQEMLLEYNFTLPADTVIQVWVGSEGVKESTRRGYKTVVSSSDYWYLDVGYGKPRSNPFPHVAGAGYNHWNRVYSYDMRTNLTEAEANLLVGGEVAMWGELADETNFEAKIWPRASAFAERLWSGYENPAGEKIESADAILRLLPWRERMVLRGTMASPLNQGFCTRNPLDCFQPDDV, from the exons ATGAGTGATGAGGAGCTAAATg TTTGTAAGGTCTTGAAGATGACGCCAAGTGTTGCAATTTTCGATGGAACTAAGGCCGACAGTTCGTTGTTGTTGAGACTGGCTTTGGTATACATTTCGTTGGGTGTTGTTGCTTCTCAATTGCCTGCTAACAATCCCATCACCGAGCCTTGGATTTGGCCTATACCCCAAGAATGGCAACGTGGAAATACAACAGTCAGACTGTCGAATAACCTGAACTTCAGCTACACTGGTCAAAGTGAAATACTACAAACTGCAATCGATCGCTACAGACATCTCATATACTTGAAGGATGACTATCCGATGATTCCGTACAATTGGTCTACAACCGGTAGCGAAGTGGTATCTACTCTAGAAACGATTGAAGTTCATATACGTGATTGGTCGGAAGAACTCGACATGGATACGGACGAAAGTTATACGTTAACCATTCCTGTTGCCTCTAATACCATCATCAATGCGACTACGGTTTTCGGTGCACTACGAGCTTTTGAAACCATTTCCCAAATGGTACAATGGTCAGCGGTTCACAATTCGTTTTTGGTTCCGAATGCGCCATGGAGAATTACGG attttccaaaatataAGCACAGAGGCCTGTTGTTGGATACTTCTCGTCACTACTACCAACCGAGGGATATGTTTAAAGTCATTGATA CGATGTCCTGGAACAAAATGAACGTTTTCCATTGGCATATGCTTGATTCTACGGCATTTCCTTATGCATCAAGGGCCTACCCTGAACTGGCTGAAAAAG GTTCCTACAGTCCTGCCCACCAATACGacgaaaaattcataaggGACTTTGTCAAGTATGCAAAAGATCGTGGTGTTCGAGTCATGCCAGAAATAGAGGCTCCAGGTCATAGTACTAGTTGGGCATATG GCATTCCCGAAATCGGTAGTTGCGTTAACATTCAGCCTTACACTGGCTTTACAATTCAGCCTCCTTCTGGCCAGCTCAACATTGCTAGTAATAAGACTAGGGAGGTTGTTCATACAATAATCGATGAGTTCGCTGAGCTATTCCCCGATTCATGGTTCCATGCTTCTG GTGATGAGGTCATCATGGAATGTTGGACAAATGACAGTCGAATCGCTTCTCATCTTAGAGATCGTAATATCACAATCCTTGAACTGTTCGAAGAGTTTGTGTCTGACATGCAATCACACATTTATTCTCACAATAAAACGGTGATGGTGTGGCAGGAAATGCTGTTAGAATACAATTTTACGCTTCCCGCTGACACTGTCATCCAGGTTTGGGTTGGTTCTGAAGGTGTTAAAGAATCCACCAGAAGAGGATATAAAACTGTTGTGTCTAG CTCTGACTATTGGTACCTGGATGTTGGCTATG GGAAACCCCGAAGCAATCCATTTCCTCATGTTGCGGGAGCCGGATATAACCATTGGAATAGGGTTTATTCGTACGACATGAGAACCAACCTAACTGAAGCAGAAGCAAACTTACTCGTCGGAGGAGAGGTTGCAATGTGGGGAGAACTGGCTGACGAAACGAATTTCGAAGCCAAGATATGGCCTAGG GCGTCCGCCTTTGCTGAAAGACTTTGGTCTGGTTACGAAAATCCAGCCGGCGAGAAAATTGAAAGTGCTGATGCCATTCTTCGTCTTTTACCCTGGCGAGAGCGTATGGTATTGCGTGGCACGATGGCATCACCACTGAATCAAGGTTTTTGTACGCGTAATCCTTTGGACTGTTTCCAACCGGACGACGTTTGA
- the LOC119074823 gene encoding Hermansky-Pudlak syndrome 5 protein homolog codes for MHTEYRLNHFTDLCQETKKPLTKRLTYTCVDVSNYIVFGASSGSLYIFRLNPCEFLQLIQNVHGSITNVRISPNERFVAFSTDKGMIGVYLLDFDAQEPIVLVSKCEETQKITFIEWKNEESHLFIGNKKGIVSIVFIDMLFNRTLTGLRINPILYLESPIVQISNFDRLLLVSTYARCILCDMKTEQFKQIGNTPRDGYYGACFLPIYNQYSEVFLKIYCARPGSRIWESDLNGNVLQTSQFKAALACAPTKLHANYTGLPEDCVQDPQILQLARLHPVLKKFVLGFTRTGFYIFDPNESRVVLWSDEIKDIIDVRVSNSNTLHIFTLNGELFSVELVSLEEQFLDILQERKYEQTLCALFQHRDYLREKLVPYRLKLKQIHEYLKNVGEAEVVMELESNFNDILAGNDESLSRSATRLENGIFIVHPTVYDEILPEFTQTLRINGEALLNDQTKPNQIDRFESSPEDYDTIVSNRRRTVSAIVHHPPTQSTATSEEKQLQNLVMICKSQSISRTTLVDRYAGIFDELDCSGIQVLLSKVEGLLIENGESETEARRQCFEMYFNYLMPNVISEMEDPCLDYVIDGIILVNKQLTETTLRCTQCTFPILIRYKDCKYEDIAVEWLKLMWLRGARDRCIKVMKAFPSVTSNIIQMLFQDSNVDLRRIILLVFASQSTNLLKQVAKLCTDDAMRVTMFQLMVLMHSQKQMECFECSQLSPVQFDDNQVYSWSDFLNVFVDVAGVSVTLDLLKRHARLMPKDVVPKEFYLKCIAN; via the exons ATGCACACGGAATACCGTTTGAATCATTTCACCGATTTGTgtcaagaaacaaaaaaaccacTCACGAAAAGACTGACG TACACCTGTGTCGATGTCTCCAATTATATCGTTTTTGGTGCATCGTCTGGAAGTTTATACATCTTTCGTCTCAATCCATGCGAGTTTCTGCAGCTAATCCAAAATGTTCATGGCTCCATCACAAACGTTCGGATATCTCCGAATGAAAG ATTTGTCGCCTTCTCCACCGACAAGGGAATGATTGGTGTGTATCTATTGGATTTCGATGCTCAGGAACCGATTGTCCTGGTTTCGAAATGCGAGGAAACGCAGAAAATTACATTCATCGAATGGAAAAACGAGGAATCGCACCTGTTCATCGGCAATAAGAAAGGCATCGTGTCCATTGTCTTCATTGACATGCTGTTT aaCCGAACATTAACCGGCCTGCGCATCAAtccaattttatatttggaATCGCCCATCGTTCAGATCTCGAACTTCGATCGCTTACTGCTGGTGTCGACATACGCAAGGTGCATTCTATGTGATATGAAAACCGAACAATTCAAACAG ATTGGAAACACGCCTCGGGATGGGTATTACGGTGCCTGTTTCTTACCGATTTACAATCAATATTCGGaagtgtttttgaaaatctactGTGCTCGGCCGGGCTCACGCATATGGGAATCCGATTTGAATGGGAATGTTCTCCAAACATCACAATTCAAGGCAGCACTGGCCTGTGCACCAACCAAGCTTCATGCTAATTACACAGGTCTACCGGAAGACTGTGTACAAGATCCACAAATCCTTCAACTGGCCCGTTTGCATCCGGTGTTAAAGAAGTTCGTTCTCGGTTTTACGCGAACcggattttacattttcgatcCGAATGAGTCACGTGTCGTTTTATGGTCAGACGAAATAAAGGATATCATAGACGTTCGTGTGAGTAACTCAAACACCTTGCACATATTCACATTGAACGGGGAATTATTTAGCGTTGAACTTGTTTCGTTGGAGGAACAGTTCCTTGACATTCTCCAGGAACGAAAATACGAACAGACGCTGTGCGCCCTGTTTCAACATAGAGATTATTTGAGAGAGAAATTGGTGCCATATCGATTGAAGTTGAAACAAATCCacgaatatttgaaaaatgtcggCGAAGCGGAAGTGGTCATGGAGCTGGAAAGCAATTTCAATGACATTTTGGCCGGAAATGACGAAAGCCTTTCGAGGAGTGCAACGCGTCTGGAAAATGGTATTTTCATCGTCCATCCAACtgtctacgatgaaatattgCCCGAATTTACGCAAACCCTCCGTATAAACGGCGAGGCGCTGCTAAACGACCAAACAAAACCGAATCAGATCGATCGATTCGAATCATCGCCCGAGGATTACGACACAATTGTTTCGAACCGCCGACGAACCGTATCAGCCATTGTCCATCATCCACCAACGCAATCAACCGCGACCAGCGAGGAAAAACAATTGCAGAATCTCGTCATGATATGCAAATCACAATCAATTTCCCGGACAACATTGGTCGATCGATATGCGGGCATATTCGACGAATTGGACTGTTCGGGTATCCAGGTGCTGTTGAGCAAAGTCGAAGGATTGTTGATTGAGAATGGGGAAAGTGAAACGGAAGCTCGGCGCCAATGCTTTGAGATGTATTTCAACTATCTTATGCCAAATGTGATCAGTGAAATGGAAGATCCATGTCTGGATTATGTGATTGACGGAATAATTTTagtaaataaacaattaacgGAAACGACATTGCGATGTACACAATGCACGTTTCCGATACTTATTCGATACAAAGACTGTAAATACGAGGACATTGCTGTGGAATGGTTAAAGTTGATGTGGTTACGTGGTGCTAGAGACCGATGCATTAAAGTTATGAAGGCATTTCCATCGGTCACATCAAACATCATACAAATGCTGTTCCAGGACAGTAATGTCGATTTAAGGCGCATCATTCTGTTGGTATTTGCTAGTCAATCGACTAATCTACTGAAACAAGTCGCGAAGCTATGCACAGATGATGCGATGCGAGTGACTATGTTTCAGTTAATGGTTTTGATGCATTCGCAAAAGCAAATGGAATGCTTTGAATGTTCGCAATTATCGCCGGTTCAGTTTGACGATAATCAAGTGTATTCGTGGTCGGATTTCTTGAATGTGTTTGTTGATGTTGCAGGTGTTAGTGTCACTTTGGACTTGTTAAAACGACATGCTCGTCTCATGCCAAAGGATGTCGTTccgaaagaattttatttgaaatgtatTGCCAACTAA
- the LOC119074821 gene encoding aldo-keto reductase family 1 member B1-like: MADKIPYKTLNNFTKVPMLGFPTWGWGETMQGVIGKTVKDAIDMGYRYIDTAPNGNEEEVGDALYEKIMDGTVKREDLYIVGKLWDPKVFHEPALIKDSLLSTLRNLNLTYLDSYILQCPEGDLQFVDTWHEMEKHVDNFVVKSIGLSNFNEKQIDHLYTSARCLPVTNQFDCNPYLLQQELCALCRSKNLAVTVYNPFGSSSLLEDATIESLAQKYRKTPEQILLRYQIQQGHVVIPISFSKTKLKENLDIFKFDLAKADVATLGKLDRNKQYTSLSALSYERTKLKVCFRQ, translated from the exons ATGGCAGATAAAATTCCGTACAAAACTCTGAATAATTTCACAAAAGTACCAATGCTCGGTTTTCCAACATGGGGTTGGGGt GAAACTATGCAAGGAGTTATCGGTAAAACTGTTAAGGATGCTATCGATATGGGTTACAGATATATAGACACAGCACCTAATGGCAATGAAGAAGAAGTTGGCGACGCTCtttatgaaaaaattatggaCGGGACGGTTAAAAG AGAAGACTTATACATCGTCGGCAAACTATGGGATCCCAAAGTATTCCACGAACCAGCATTAATTAAGGACTCACTGCTATCGACTTTGCGCAACTTAAACTTAACATACCTCGATTCATACATTCTACAATGTCCAGAAGGCGATTTACAATTTGTTGACACTTGGCacgaaatggaaaaacatGTCGACAATTTCGTTGTCAAGAGCATCGGCCTGtccaatttcaatgaaaaacaaattgatcaTTTGTATACCAGTGCACGCTGCTTGCCGGTCACGAATCAGTTCGATTGCAATCCGTATCTACTACAACAAGAATTGTGCGCACTGTGCCGGTCGAAAAATTTGGCTGTAACGGTCTACAATCCATTTGGATCGTCCTCGTTGTTGGAGGATGCGACG ATTGAGTCACTCGCGCAGAAGTACAGAAAAACTCCCGAACAAATCCTGTTACGATACCAAATTCAACAAGGTCATGTGGTCATTCCCATTTCGTTTagcaaaacgaaattaaaggAGAACTtggacattttcaaatttgatctgGCCAAAGCGGATGTGGCCACATTGGGGAAGCTCGACCGCAACAAACAATACACATCTTTGAGTGCCCTGTCCTAT GAGCGGACGAAACTAAAGGTCTGTTTTCGACAGTGA
- the LOC119074822 gene encoding myb/SANT-like DNA-binding domain-containing protein 3, which yields MDKKVCFLDFERETLVNLVGKYHNIVENKKTGSSMIAQKKQIWERITSEYNQNPNVKKRLTKQLKKLWENTKAKRKTKLKSSSTTSLLSTTIDNVTPTLDTSTHAVDMNDMNDEIQYEVNEPPVSTAKTNNYACNDDNLEELLTPVISLRAKKIEEATNQQKEIHFLATQREQLQIKALENRISQQAELHTIKIEQEKEFHQLRMSQEKDLYLQKMRWEQELHQLRLLDYNKVQSSAYSVMYKQ from the exons ATGGACAAAAAAGTCTGTTTCCTAGACTTTGAGCGAGAAACTCTTGTCAATTTGGTCGGGAAATATCACAATATTGTCGAAAATAAGAAAACCGGTTCCAGTATGATAGCCCAAAAGAAGCAAATTTGGGAACGAATCACTTCCGAGTATAATCAAAATCCAAACGTAAAAAAGCGGTTGACAAagcagttgaaaaaattgtgggAAAATACCAAGGCGAAAAGGAAAACCAAACTAAAGTCGAGCAGTACCACTTCACTGCTTTCTACAACAATTGACaa TGTCACTCCAACACTCGATACATCAACTCACGCCGTCGATATGAACGACATGAATGACGAAATACAATACGAAGTGAATGAACCACCTGTCAGTACTGCAAAGACAAACAATTACGCTTGTAATGACGACAATCTGGAAGAACTTTTAACACCAG TAATTTCGTTGCGTGCGAAAAAGATCGAAGAAGCAACCAATCAGCAGAAAGAAATCCATTTTCTAGCCACACAACGCGAACAATTGCAAATCAAAGCGCTGGAAAATCGTATAAGTCAGCAGGCCGAATTGCATACGATCAAGATTGAGCAAGAAAAGGAATTCCATCAGTTGCGGATGAGTCAAGAGAAAGATTTGTATCTGCAAAAGATGCGATGGGAACAGGAATTGCATCAGTTGAGGCTACTCGATTACAATAAAGTTCAATCGTCCGCGTACTCAGTTATGTATAAACAGTGA
- the LOC119074827 gene encoding tetraspanin-7-like — protein MGKCLQTVPAMACMKSLLMLFNVTFWATGLAVLCAGIWMQVRLIKFLELSADFSNAVPYVLVGTGALILFVATLACCCTVKGQPSLLYMYGGFLAIILILEIAVTISIYAYKDKLTNGFDRGLNQSMNIYGESSTISTDFDVMQSELQCCGNRGYKDWSSLQRPIPVPKSCCKLTDCDVEDESQIYNQGCYDIVVKFINENLAMIGTCALGVTLFPIVGIVLSCCLASNVSKAKYEQMN, from the exons atgggaaaatgtcTGCAAACCGTTCCTGCCATGGCTTGTATGAAGTCATTGCTGATGCTATTCAATGTAACATTTTGG GCAACCGGTCTGGCAGTACTATGTGCTGGAATATGGATGCAAGTGAGACTTATTAAATTCTTGGAATTGAGTGCTGACTTTTCGAATGCAGTGCCATATGTTTTGGTGGGCACGGGTGCTTTAATATTGTTTGTTGCAACATTGGCATGTTGCTGTACAGTGAAAGGTCAACCATCTTTATTGTACATG TACGGTGGATTCTTggcaataattttaattttggaaattgcTGTAACGATCTCCATTTACGCATACAAAGACAAATTAACGAACGGATTTGATCGTGGTTTGAATCAAAGCATGAACATCTACGGGGAATCTTCAACCAtatcaaccgattttgatgtTATGCAATCGGAG CTTCAATGTTGTGGCAATCGCGGCTACAAAGATTGGTCGAGTCTACAACGGCCGATACCAGTACCCAAATCGTGCTGCAAACTGACCGACTGTGATGTTGAAGACGAATCGCAAATTTATAATCAA GGATGCTATGACATAGTCGTGAAATTCATCAATGAAAATCTAGCTATGATCGGCACATGTGCTCTTGGCGTAACATTGTTCCCAATCGTAGGAATCGTTTTGTCTTGCTGTTTAGCGTCTAATGTGAGCAAAGCCAAATATGAGCAGATGAACTGA